CTCGGCTATTGGCTGAGTCTGTCACCTTACCAACAATGGTTGATGATAATTGCTCAGCAAAAGCATTCGCTGAAAGCGCTGCTGCACAGGCAAGCGCTAAAACAGAAAGTTTGGCTTTCATTGTATGTTCCCAGTTATTGTGTTGTTTTTAAGTTGCCGACAATATAGGAAGTGAAAATGACAGTTTGGTTACGGACCTTTCGGAAGGCCGCTGAATTTAACTCAATACCGCATAATTTAGGCCTGTTTAATACTTTTTAGAGCCAATTGTACCTTTGGTTAATCTATTGATTTTTATGATGTATTAACAACTAACTATGTTGTTGTCATTAAACTTTAACCGTTTTCTTTATTTGTGTGAGCTAAACTGACCTGCAAAAATTGAGTGGTTCATGTTAACAGCGTTTACACTCGAACTTTTATCAACCAAGAATAAAGTGAACGAAATGAATGTTTCTTTGATTTTTCGTCATCGAGGCTTACTGGCCTTTTTTTTCATATGTTTAATGATTCCAATATGGTTGAGCCTATATTTAGGTGAGCCTAAAGTAGAATCTGATTATAAATGGACCGATATTATTGGTGAAGGTAGCGTAACATTGCTGACGACCTTTTGGCTTGTTGCTGCTTTAGTGAGTAGACCACCTGGTAAGGTCACTCGTTTACTTGTGCTTGGTCTTGCTTGTTTTATGTTTTCTAGTTTATTGGACGTACTCGATGAATTTTTTGCATACCATCCAAGTGCGAATTGGCTTTCAGTGGTAGAGTCATTTCCTGCTGCTGTCGGTATGATTATAATGACGGCCGCTCTTTATTATTGGCACTTAGAACAGGTGGCTTTAAATAAACAATTACAACGTCGAGAGCTGCAATACCGTGCGGTAGAAAAAATAGACATTATTACACAATTATATCGAGCGGATTATTGGCGTGAACGTGTTTTAGGCCTTCAACAACAAAAACAAACGGCTGCGATTATTGCGCTTGATATTAATAATTTCACGCAATTGAATGCACAGTTAGGAAATCGAGAAGGTGATCGTTTTTTACATGAAATCGCACATCTGATTTTAATGAATTTACGACCTTCTGATTTAGTATGTCGTTATGCTGGCGACCGTTTTATTGCACTTTTACCTGATGCAGATAATGCTTTCGCTGAAGATATAGCTAAGCAAGTTGAACGCAGTATTGAGCATGTTGCGTTTCGTTGTAATGAACATAATATGGCAATTTTTCAAAGCATTAGAACTGCTTCGTTAATTTTAACTCCCACGGATGATTTACAGGTACAACTGAAAAAAATAAATACTCAACTAGATCAGAAGAGTGGCTCTATGCATCAGGTGGTTGATGCAGCATGAGTAAAACGACTTATTTAAGTTATCAAGATAAGTGTTTTCCATTACAGCATTTTGCGACGCCTATTATTGAAGTTTGTGGTGCCAGAGGCGTGGATCCACAAAAATTGCTAAGGGGGACAGGAATTTTTATTGCTGATATTGTCGAAGGGCGACAAGCCAGCGCAAAACAATTATTGCTTCTATTCGCTCACGCCCAAAAGATGACGCCAGGTTATGATTGTGCATTTCAAATTGGCCATCAGTTAATCGCGAACCAGCAAAATAGTGTTTTGCAGGCGATTCAATATAGCCGAAATATTGAAGAAGTTTTCCGTTTAATAGGGATATTTGAGCATATTTTCACCCCTTTTATCGGTGCCAGCTTTATCAAAGAAAAAAGTAGGGGGTATTTTTTACTAAGACAAAAATTTGGCCTTAATAAACTCACACCTTTTATTACTGAAATATTCATAACAGCCCTTGTCAGCCTTAGCCAGCAGTTAATTGGGCGTAAACTTCCTTTCCATTTTGGTTTTGAGTGGCCGCAACCTAGCTATATACAAGAATATGAAGAAAACCTCGGTTTTGACATTCAATTTTCACAACCTACCGCATTTATTGCGTTCGACCTATCGTGGTTGAAACTGCAAAATAAACAACGTAATGATCTACGGAAGTGGCATGCCGTTCACCAAGCAAAAGCTGAATATGTATTTCAACCGACACTACTAGAACTTATTCGCCTTCAATTTAAATCAACACCGGATATCACCTTGCCAGATATCGCACGTACATTAAATACAAGTCCTGCTACGGTTAAACGTAAACTTAACGAATTGACTGTGAGCTATAGGCAATTACATCATGAAATGCGTAAACATTTAGCGATTGAATGTTTATTAGTACGAGACTTAAATAATGAGCAAAGCGCATCGGTTATGGATATTTCAGATCCAACGAACTTTCGTCGCGCGATCAAAAAGTGGACAGGGTACACACCAACAGAGCTTAAAAAAATATACACATTACTATTACGTACTGAAGCCTCTATTAACTAAGGTCTGTTGAACCGATTTCTCATGCTCAAAGCATTAATTTTTCCATTACTGAGATTGTTACACGTAGGTGTAAGTCGGTCTGTATATGACAATTTAATGAAATTTATCCTACACAGCTTGTTTCCTCTATAACGCTCCATTATTATCTGGTCTAGACCAAAATAAACAACCTTGAGATCTAAAGATGGAACATTATTTACTTCTGACACCAGGCCCCTTGACTACATCTACGTCAGTTAAGCAGGCTATGCTGAGAGACTGGTGTACTTGGGACGATGATTACAATATTGAAATTGTTGAAAGTATCAGAAAAAGCTTAGTTGAACTAGCAACTAAGAAAGCAGGTTATACTTGTACTTTAATGCAAGGAAGTGGTACCGCATCAGTTGAATCGGTGCTTGGAAGCGCAATTAGTGAGCATGACAAAGTGCTTATTATTGACAATGGCGCTTACGGCCTTCGTATGGCGGAAATTTGCACGTTAGCGGGTATAAATCATACCGTGGTTTCCTTTTCAGAAACAGAAATGCCTGATGTAGCCGACATTAAAAAACGTATCATCGAAGATGGTAATGTTACGCATTTAGCAATGGTGCATTGTGAAACAACTACAGGTATGTTGAATCCTATAAAGCAAGTTGCGCAATTGTGCCAAGAACAGAATCTGGTGTTTATTTTGGATGCCATGTCTAGCTTTGGAGGCTTAACATTTGACATTGGTGAATTAGATATTGGCTTTATGATCAGTTCTGCAAATAAATGTATTCAAGGTGTGCCAGGCTTTGGGTTTATTATTGCAAAACAAACACTGATGGAACAGTGCAAAGGAAAGGCACATTCACTCAGTTTAGATCTGTATGATCAATGGCACACCATGCAAACCTCAAATGGTAAATGGCGTTTTACTTCTCCTACCCATGTTGTCAGAGCCTTTTATCAAGCTTTGCTTGAACTTCAACAAGAAGGTGGAATCAATCAACGTGCTGAAAGGTATGAAAAAAATCAGAGAGTATTAGTTGATGGTATGCGCAAGTTGGGCTTTAGTACCTTACTACCTGATGAAATGCAATCACCGATTATCACTTCGTTCATCTCGCCAACGTCTGAACGTTACAATTTTAAATCGTTTTATCAACGATTAAAGGCAGAAGGGTTTGTTATTTATCCTGGTAAAGTTTCAAATGCTGATTGCTTTAGAATCGGTAATATTGGAGAGGTGTATCCTGAGGATATTTCCAAACTACTTAATGCAATAGAAAAAGCTATGTATTGGTAATTATTATTCACGATAAGGCGAAAATTTCACCTTATCGCTGATTTTTAATAACTATCAACTTTAATTTCTATGGCGCCATGTACCCAATATTCAATGTTATAGTCTACTAACGCTTTGTGCTGTGAAAAGCGTTGGCGAATTATTTTTAAACATGATGCGCCACTGTTTAAATGTAATAATTTGGCGACGCTTTCAGGTAAGGCGGTTACATGGATACTGCTACGTTCAGCAGTCACATTAACATTGTAATCATCCTTGAATATAGCAGTAATTGAACCTGTTAACTCTTTTTCTGCTAAACCATGGAAATGCTCAGCTTGGCAATAAATTTCTTCCACCATCACAGGTCGATCATCTAAAGAGCGAACACGACAAATTTGATAAAATTCAGCATGACTATTTAAGGAAAATGCCGACGTTATGGCTTGAGATTTTTCACCGACAAGCGCAGAGCAATCAATGGATACTAAACGAGTATCTGCATCAAAGCTTTGTTCTTTGGCTAATTGATAAAAATTTACTTTATTAACTGGGTTCCATTCTAATCTGGGAGGGCAAATAAACCAGCCTTTTCTGTTTTGTCGATAAATTATGCCTTCCACTTCTAACCGCATGAGTGCTTCTCTAACGGTAATTCGCGTTGAATTAAAATGCCCCTGTAATTCACGCTCTGAAGGTAATTTCTTCAAGGTGTTGTCTTGTGCAATTAATGTAAACAAATAATCGCGAATTTCTTGGTAAAGTAACATTTACCTGTTGTACTCCAATGTTGAACTTGTGCCTACTTCTTCTTTAAGAACTTGGATGATCAAAGGTAGCCAAGGCTTAAGCGTGGTGAAGCTTTTTAGTGAAACATGCAAGTTTGGCTTACCTAAATCGTCATATTGTCTTAACGTCAATGCTGTAGAAAAACAAGCGAGACGTTCAAAGTCTTTCAGTTCGTCGTTCGACATTTTTCCACCTTGTTGCTGCAATGTGTGTTGACTTGCTAAAGACAAGTGAGCCGTTTTTTCGTTTTGGTTAATTAACGTCACTAAATATCGTTTCGCTTGAACATGATAACGAATTGGCTGATAAACGCTAGCAGGAAAACCGCGATCTTTAAGCCAGTTTGCCCCTATGCTGGCATGCTCTTTATGACCGAAGTCATCAACACCCGTAAATTTCTGCTTGTCTGCGATAAAATGACCAATGTCATGCAGTAGTGCTGCGGTGATTAAAGTGGCACTGGCATTATCTTGCTGTGCATGCCATGCGCAGCTTACCGCATGGATGAGTTGACTGCATTGTTCACCATAGTGTAAATGCCCATACTCTGTGAATAATTGTTCAATGTCGTGAATAGTCGACATTATTTTACGCTCGTTCATCATCTGCTCTTATTTATCAGCTTTGCCTGCAGCTGCAGCGAATTTTGCTAACTGAATATCAAACCACGTTGGCTGCTGTTCTAGCGCTTCTGCTTGTTCTTTACGCATAATCGAGCGCTTGACTAATTGTGCTCCTAGATAACGGATGGGTTCTGGTGGAAATTTAGAAATAGGGCCTTTCGCCATCGGTGAACGGGTCCATTCATTATCGATACCTAATATCATAGAAGATAAAATATCGCCGCCAAGATAACTTTGCACAACGCCATTACCCGAATAACCTAACCCATAATACACATTTTTTTGACCTGCCAGAGTGCCAAAAAAAGGTAAGCCCGTGGTGGAACGATCAGATGCACCAGTCCAACTTGTGGTGAAATCACAAGGCAAACGAGGGAAAAACTGTTTAAATGCATTGGTTAATTGTTGTTGGTAACGGCTTGGTTGATCAAACGCCGGCAACATTCGGTTGTTAAATGCAAAGAGGTTCCCGCCTTTACCTAACATTAAACGGCCATCGGGCGTGCTTCGATAATAATGCACAAAAATACGTGAATCTGCGATCGCTTTACCATGGTCTAGTCCCACATTTGCTAATAATTTAGGCATGGGTTTGGTGATCACCATATCAGAAGATACTAAGGTGTAATAACGGTTAAAGTCGTTAAATAATTGTCCCATCCAAGCATTAACAGCAAACACTAATTTTTCAGATATTATTTCCCCTTGAGGGGTTTTTACCTGAATGTTCTGTTCTGTAGCTTTATGCGATAGATAAGGGCTTTGTTGATAAATGAAAATACCCATCGATAAGGCATGTTTAACCAGCCCTAATACAAGTTTCCCTGGGTGAAGACTACCAGCAGCAGGTGATTCAATGCCACTAATGGCATGTTTTGATCCTGTTACTTGGGATAAGTAGTCTTTTGTTTTCTGTTGCCATCGGTTTATATTGTGGGCTTTTAGTAGAGGAAGTGGTTGTGTCACTATTGATTGTTGTGCTGAATTTGTTGCTGTATAAATGGCACCATCAGTTCGTATATCCGCATTAATATGGTGCTGTTTACAAAAGTTAGCAATATCAAACACTGCTTGTTCTGACGCTTGTACCAAGCGCTTTGCTTCATTAATACCAAATAATTGTATTAATGAAGCAAATTTAGTTGAAAAAGTCAGCATACAACCACCATTACGGCCAGATGCACCTTGTCCGCATACCCCTTTTTCAACAATAACAACCTGTAAGGTAGGGTCTTGCTGCTTGATTTTTATTGCTGTCCACAATCCCGTATATCCACCACCTATAATACAGACATCGGCTGTAATTTTTCCTTGTAAAATAGGTATGTTGGGTATTTCACATGATGTTAATGCATCGTTAAACCAAAATGCTTGGTGTTGATTGCTCACGCTTGCCGCCTATTAGTTTAACTATGTTAAGGGCGTAAATGCCTAACTCTTGCTGCAGTAATTTTTTGAATAACTGGAATGGCATCAGCTAAAGAGTCGACCACATAATGTGCGCCAGCTTGATACAAGGTATCATAAGCTTTTTGTTTTAATGCGGCTTGTTCTGGCGTTGTTAATGCTTGCCATTCTGACTCTGTAAGACCTACTGCATTGCCTGTTAATGCAAGCCCTACGGTCCACATACCTGCGGTTAAGCCTTCTGTAATACCTGGTGCAGAATCATCAAACTTAATACAGTTTGCTACATCTGTTACGCCAAGCTCAATAACATTCTGTAAAGCCATCCATGGGCCAGGTCGAGAGCCCGCGGGTAGATCGTCACTTGCTACCCATGCATCGGGTTGATAGCCATAATCGGCTGCCACAGGTACTAATATTTCCATTACTTCACGCGGGTAACCAGAGCAAGAACCCACTTTGATATCGTGTGTTTTTAACCATTCAATTGTGCGTAAAGCACCCGCGATGGGTTGTGCATGATCAGCTACTTTTGCTTTTTGTAGGGGCATAAATGTTTGATAAATTTCATCAACAACGGTATCTGTCATCGATTGACCAAATTGCTTTTTCCATCGCGCATCTACACTGGATAGTTGGCCTAAGGTTTTAATATGATCCCATTTCCCCATACCCATCGGCACACGAGCTTCGTCAAGCGACACCTCAAAATTAAACGCTTGTTTAAAGGCTTCAACAAAGATGGTTGTTGGTGCAACTGAACCATAATCAACTACGGTGCCAGCCCAATCTAATACTACGGCTTCTATCTTAGACATTTTTTTGTTCCTCTGTTTAAATGTTTATTTACGCATTTGAGTTGACTGAGTAATGGCTTGCATTGCTCTGCATGACAACATCCACTGTTTTTTTGGCGTTGTGTTGGCGTAAACGAAATGAAAAATAAATTAATGAAGTGATAACTAACAATGCACCTGCACAGGCAACGAAGTAACACAAAAAAATAAAAAATTGTAACCAGCTTATTTCTGGCGTCGCAAAGGTGCGGTAAAGCAGCATGCCAACACTGCCAACGTATCCGGCAGAATCAGCTAAATAAATCAGAAACCCTGCATTGGCGGTAGAACCCACTGCAGAAATCATGCGGTCGAATAAAAAGCAATTATAGGGAATATAGGCAATATATAAGCCTGCACCTAACCATACCATCCAACTTTTACCGTCGATCCACTGTTGTTGAAACGCAAAAGTAGTCGCGCCAAGTAACAAGCAACCAAAGCAAATAAAGCCATGGTTAGTGAGAAAAGCTTTGCGATTGTCTTTTACTAATACCATGGCAGCTAACACCACTAAGACTACTCCAGCAATTCGTATACCTGCGTAAGTAAATATGGCAGGTTCTTCTCCATACCCAAGTGCATGCCAAATTTCAGCAGAAAAATTATCGCGAAAATCTCGAAGTCCAGTGAATAATAAAAAGCTGAAAATAAGGAGTAAAATACCAGGGGCGTATTGCGTAAAAAACTGCCAACGCTGTTTTCCTGTCATTGGTTTCCTGGCTTGACGAGCGAATTTATCACTTGCCGAAGGTGCCGGTGTTTGTGCAAGAAAATACACTGAGATAAATAAAGGAATTATAAATAACGCACCCGTAGCTGCTGGCATCCAGTATTCAGTTACTTGTAAATCTGTTAATAACCATTGTCCAACCGTTCGAACTAAACCCGATGCAACAATGAAAGTAACGCTGAGAAAGGCCCCGAGTATTTCAGATGTTTTTCGACCTTCTAAAAAGCTAAAAACAATCCCCCAAATCATGCCTAGAGGTATACCATTTGCAAACATCATTAAGGGCTTCCAAGGTTCTGGTACCACTGCAAATAGCATGAGCGCACATTGTGCTAGCATGACTAAGCTCAGCAACATAAAGGCGCGTCGCGCGGCTGGCAGTTCAGATACTACTTTTATGCCAATGAATTTAGATAACATATACCCTAGTACTTGCGCTAGAACGATCGCGACTTTGAAATCTAATGCGCCAAAAATATCGCCGCTTTCTTGGTAGGTAGCAACTGAAAAGGGCTTACGAAAGGCATACATGCAAAAGTAAGTCATGAATGCTGCTGAAGAAGCATAAATTACGAATAACAGAGTATGGCAGCGTTGAAGATAATTATGTACAGCAGACATTGATCACTTACCTGTAATATTGAATAGAGCCACCTGAGGTGTTCAGGTGGCACATTAACGTGAAGACTACTCTCCACAGGTGACAATCACATTAAAAGAAATCGTACTTAATGCCGATTTGACCACGGATACCGTAGTATTCAATTTGATTTGGTCGCTGCTCTGAACCGGTAAAATATTGTAATGGTTCATCGGTTAAGTTATTGAGTTCGAGATAAATCATGGCATTGTCTGAAATGTTATATGAGGCTGTGGCATCAACACTGGTGTAATCACCGTAGTAAGTGTCTAAACTGGTATTACTGCCATGGTCTTCAATGTATTCGCCTTTATGGTTCACAGCTACACGCGCGGCAAAATCTCCATTATCGTAATAAACTGCAAGGTTATACAGCATGTCCGCTTGTCGTGATATTTTAACGTTATCTTCACGACCCGGGATCTCCATTTCAGAATCCATCAGGGTAAAGTTGAATGAAAGGCCAAAATTATCAAGTGAATCATCAATGAAACCTAAGCTTGAATTTGTAGCAAATTCAATACCATGTAACCATGCATCATCACCATTAAGTGGACTTTTAACGGTCACTGATTGGCCACGATAAGTACCTTGATAACTTTGTGAAAACACGGGATCAATAATTTGTTTGTAGAAATAACCTAAGGTAATCACACCAGCATCATCAAAATAGTATTCATACATCAAGTCTAAGTTGTTCGCATAGGTTGGATCTAAGTCAGGGTTACCAGACTTGAGTTGATTTTCCATTTCTAGATAGGTTGCTCCTGGCGAAAGTTGGCCAAAATCAGGACGTGCAAAACTACGTGTTAATGCTAATCGAATATTGCTTAAGTCACTTTGATGATAAGTAATGTGTAGAGATGGCAATACCGACCAATAATCTTTGCCGCCTTTTTCTTGCTCGACTGATGTGCCGTCATCATTTTGAACCGCAACATAACCGTTAACATCGGTTTTAGTTTGCGTTGCTCTGATCCCACCTAAGACTGTCCATTGGTTTGAAGGCTTATACGTAGCCATACCATAGAAAGAAGTGTGGGTTTCTTCCAGATCAAAATTTCGGCTTAAACCACCACCATTTTCAACAACTTCAGAATCGCCTGATAAAAAGGTAAGTTTGTGCTTGTTATCAACCCACCAACGTTTAAGTTCTTTTACAGGAATCACCTGCGAAAAGTGCTGTTGATAATCAATGTTAAAATTATTTAAATAATCAGAGCGACCAGGCTGGTCAGTAAGGCTTACCCCTAGTTCATTGGCGACATCTGCTAGTGTTGGTGTTGCGCCATATTCTGCTTCATTCCAACCATAAAACTTGTCATAAAAGCTCGCGTTACGTTCTTTACTTCGGTATTTTGCCCCAGCTTTAATTTCGAGTTGTTCACTGGCCTGATGATAAATATCAAATTGAGCAACAATTTTATCTCGCTCTTTGATATCAATGCCGTAAAGCTCTACATCTGCTAACACTGCTTGTGTTGGATCCATTACCCAGTTATTAGGTAAATGCATACCAATGTCTAAGGCAGGATCAGTGCCGCCATCTATCTCGTTATAAATTAATCCGCTGCCCGTATCGACACCATTCCTGACACCTACATCACCGTCAAAATCTACACCTTGCTTAAATTTAACAACGTAGTAAGCGTTATCTTCGGCATTTGGTATATCACCGTATTCAAATGTATTTTCGTAGGTGCTTAATTTCCATTCGAGGCGTGTGTCGATATTAAAATCATGCTCACCACCTACTTCAAATCCTTGCATTTCGGTAATCAGTTCATCGTAGATATGTTGAAGTTCAACACGATTTTTGTTGTAACGGACACGGTGTTTATAATGGGTTTCTTCGTCTGATAAGGTGCCGTACATTGCTTTAGCATACACAAGACCGCTATCTAATAGGTATTCGCCAGCTAAATTCAGACCGTACGTTGCACGAGTACCGGTATAATCTCTAAGCTCTAATCGGTGAATACCAGCCACACCATCTTCATCTATTTCACGTCTAGGTTCGTAATTGTCTGTCGCCCAATCTCGTTCCCAGGCGGTAGCGTTGACTAAAAAGCCAAACTTTCCGTCATCTGAACGATCACCATAAAGTACATTGAACGAGTGGCTACCACCTTCGGCTTTTTCTGAATCACCAACCCCAATGTTTACTGAAAGTAGCTGTTCATCAGGAGCACGACGCGTAGTAAAATTAATATTACCGCCTATAGCATCGCCTTCCATATCCGGTGTTATGGCTTTTGATACTTCTACCAGTTCAATCATATCAGTGGGGAAAAAATCAAATGCAACTGCACGACTTGTTGTTTCCTCTTCTGCTGTCGGTAACCGATCGCCGTTAATTGATGTTGAGTTCCATTGAGCAGGAAGGCCACGAACAGC
The Thalassotalea hakodatensis genome window above contains:
- a CDS encoding GGDEF domain-containing protein, which translates into the protein MLTAFTLELLSTKNKVNEMNVSLIFRHRGLLAFFFICLMIPIWLSLYLGEPKVESDYKWTDIIGEGSVTLLTTFWLVAALVSRPPGKVTRLLVLGLACFMFSSLLDVLDEFFAYHPSANWLSVVESFPAAVGMIIMTAALYYWHLEQVALNKQLQRRELQYRAVEKIDIITQLYRADYWRERVLGLQQQKQTAAIIALDINNFTQLNAQLGNREGDRFLHEIAHLILMNLRPSDLVCRYAGDRFIALLPDADNAFAEDIAKQVERSIEHVAFRCNEHNMAIFQSIRTASLILTPTDDLQVQLKKINTQLDQKSGSMHQVVDAA
- a CDS encoding AraC family transcriptional regulator, yielding MSKTTYLSYQDKCFPLQHFATPIIEVCGARGVDPQKLLRGTGIFIADIVEGRQASAKQLLLLFAHAQKMTPGYDCAFQIGHQLIANQQNSVLQAIQYSRNIEEVFRLIGIFEHIFTPFIGASFIKEKSRGYFLLRQKFGLNKLTPFITEIFITALVSLSQQLIGRKLPFHFGFEWPQPSYIQEYEENLGFDIQFSQPTAFIAFDLSWLKLQNKQRNDLRKWHAVHQAKAEYVFQPTLLELIRLQFKSTPDITLPDIARTLNTSPATVKRKLNELTVSYRQLHHEMRKHLAIECLLVRDLNNEQSASVMDISDPTNFRRAIKKWTGYTPTELKKIYTLLLRTEASIN
- the phnW gene encoding 2-aminoethylphosphonate--pyruvate transaminase, producing the protein MEHYLLLTPGPLTTSTSVKQAMLRDWCTWDDDYNIEIVESIRKSLVELATKKAGYTCTLMQGSGTASVESVLGSAISEHDKVLIIDNGAYGLRMAEICTLAGINHTVVSFSETEMPDVADIKKRIIEDGNVTHLAMVHCETTTGMLNPIKQVAQLCQEQNLVFILDAMSSFGGLTFDIGELDIGFMISSANKCIQGVPGFGFIIAKQTLMEQCKGKAHSLSLDLYDQWHTMQTSNGKWRFTSPTHVVRAFYQALLELQQEGGINQRAERYEKNQRVLVDGMRKLGFSTLLPDEMQSPIITSFISPTSERYNFKSFYQRLKAEGFVIYPGKVSNADCFRIGNIGEVYPEDISKLLNAIEKAMYW
- a CDS encoding UTRA domain-containing protein, translating into MLLYQEIRDYLFTLIAQDNTLKKLPSERELQGHFNSTRITVREALMRLEVEGIIYRQNRKGWFICPPRLEWNPVNKVNFYQLAKEQSFDADTRLVSIDCSALVGEKSQAITSAFSLNSHAEFYQICRVRSLDDRPVMVEEIYCQAEHFHGLAEKELTGSITAIFKDDYNVNVTAERSSIHVTALPESVAKLLHLNSGASCLKIIRQRFSQHKALVDYNIEYWVHGAIEIKVDSY
- a CDS encoding HD domain-containing protein: MSTIHDIEQLFTEYGHLHYGEQCSQLIHAVSCAWHAQQDNASATLITAALLHDIGHFIADKQKFTGVDDFGHKEHASIGANWLKDRGFPASVYQPIRYHVQAKRYLVTLINQNEKTAHLSLASQHTLQQQGGKMSNDELKDFERLACFSTALTLRQYDDLGKPNLHVSLKSFTTLKPWLPLIIQVLKEEVGTSSTLEYNR
- a CDS encoding FAD-dependent oxidoreductase translates to MSNQHQAFWFNDALTSCEIPNIPILQGKITADVCIIGGGYTGLWTAIKIKQQDPTLQVVIVEKGVCGQGASGRNGGCMLTFSTKFASLIQLFGINEAKRLVQASEQAVFDIANFCKQHHINADIRTDGAIYTATNSAQQSIVTQPLPLLKAHNINRWQQKTKDYLSQVTGSKHAISGIESPAAGSLHPGKLVLGLVKHALSMGIFIYQQSPYLSHKATEQNIQVKTPQGEIISEKLVFAVNAWMGQLFNDFNRYYTLVSSDMVITKPMPKLLANVGLDHGKAIADSRIFVHYYRSTPDGRLMLGKGGNLFAFNNRMLPAFDQPSRYQQQLTNAFKQFFPRLPCDFTTSWTGASDRSTTGLPFFGTLAGQKNVYYGLGYSGNGVVQSYLGGDILSSMILGIDNEWTRSPMAKGPISKFPPEPIRYLGAQLVKRSIMRKEQAEALEQQPTWFDIQLAKFAAAAGKADK
- the phnX gene encoding phosphonoacetaldehyde hydrolase, translated to MSKIEAVVLDWAGTVVDYGSVAPTTIFVEAFKQAFNFEVSLDEARVPMGMGKWDHIKTLGQLSSVDARWKKQFGQSMTDTVVDEIYQTFMPLQKAKVADHAQPIAGALRTIEWLKTHDIKVGSCSGYPREVMEILVPVAADYGYQPDAWVASDDLPAGSRPGPWMALQNVIELGVTDVANCIKFDDSAPGITEGLTAGMWTVGLALTGNAVGLTESEWQALTTPEQAALKQKAYDTLYQAGAHYVVDSLADAIPVIQKITAARVRHLRP
- a CDS encoding DUF5690 family protein; this translates as MTYFCMYAFRKPFSVATYQESGDIFGALDFKVAIVLAQVLGYMLSKFIGIKVVSELPAARRAFMLLSLVMLAQCALMLFAVVPEPWKPLMMFANGIPLGMIWGIVFSFLEGRKTSEILGAFLSVTFIVASGLVRTVGQWLLTDLQVTEYWMPAATGALFIIPLFISVYFLAQTPAPSASDKFARQARKPMTGKQRWQFFTQYAPGILLLIFSFLLFTGLRDFRDNFSAEIWHALGYGEEPAIFTYAGIRIAGVVLVVLAAMVLVKDNRKAFLTNHGFICFGCLLLGATTFAFQQQWIDGKSWMVWLGAGLYIAYIPYNCFLFDRMISAVGSTANAGFLIYLADSAGYVGSVGMLLYRTFATPEISWLQFFIFLCYFVACAGALLVITSLIYFSFRLRQHNAKKTVDVVMQSNASHYSVNSNA
- a CDS encoding TonB-dependent receptor; this translates as MTKLTPIAASLLACFSLSAFADGSISGTVMDKTGALSGAKITLIGSDGKTATNNQGQFTLNRLPAGEHTIRVDYLGYPSAEFSISVIDDKLTQLGNLTLNVDKTTLEEVVAVGYMRRGQMKAMNMQKESDNIKNVMSADGIGKLPDRNAAEAVQRMPGVSIERDQGEGRFVAVRGLPAQWNSTSINGDRLPTAEEETTSRAVAFDFFPTDMIELVEVSKAITPDMEGDAIGGNINFTTRRAPDEQLLSVNIGVGDSEKAEGGSHSFNVLYGDRSDDGKFGFLVNATAWERDWATDNYEPRREIDEDGVAGIHRLELRDYTGTRATYGLNLAGEYLLDSGLVYAKAMYGTLSDEETHYKHRVRYNKNRVELQHIYDELITEMQGFEVGGEHDFNIDTRLEWKLSTYENTFEYGDIPNAEDNAYYVVKFKQGVDFDGDVGVRNGVDTGSGLIYNEIDGGTDPALDIGMHLPNNWVMDPTQAVLADVELYGIDIKERDKIVAQFDIYHQASEQLEIKAGAKYRSKERNASFYDKFYGWNEAEYGATPTLADVANELGVSLTDQPGRSDYLNNFNIDYQQHFSQVIPVKELKRWWVDNKHKLTFLSGDSEVVENGGGLSRNFDLEETHTSFYGMATYKPSNQWTVLGGIRATQTKTDVNGYVAVQNDDGTSVEQEKGGKDYWSVLPSLHITYHQSDLSNIRLALTRSFARPDFGQLSPGATYLEMENQLKSGNPDLDPTYANNLDLMYEYYFDDAGVITLGYFYKQIIDPVFSQSYQGTYRGQSVTVKSPLNGDDAWLHGIEFATNSSLGFIDDSLDNFGLSFNFTLMDSEMEIPGREDNVKISRQADMLYNLAVYYDNGDFAARVAVNHKGEYIEDHGSNTSLDTYYGDYTSVDATASYNISDNAMIYLELNNLTDEPLQYFTGSEQRPNQIEYYGIRGQIGIKYDFF